The following proteins are encoded in a genomic region of Neoarius graeffei isolate fNeoGra1 chromosome 6, fNeoGra1.pri, whole genome shotgun sequence:
- the LOC132888479 gene encoding ribonuclease inhibitor-like: MQLMLISVRVNFSPHRLLKSPEAEEVCGRLTKVLETNPLLQTHLNLRGKIKGDSEVEQLSALLKDPHCRAEKLTLTECNLMMESCKALAEVLSSHRFLTELDLSKNGLQNSGVQQLSEGLKNQSCILKILRLTECNLMMESCKALAEVLSSHRFLTELDLSENGLQNSGVQQLSEGLKNQSCILEILRYSNISLYKQCRAISSDINLKAISC, from the exons ATGCAGTTGATGTTGATCAGTGTTCGAGTAAACTTTTCCCCTCACAGACTGTTGAAAAGTCCTGAAGCAGAAGAAGTCTGTGGTCGTCTGACTAAAGTTTTAGAGACAAACCCCTTATTGCAGACGCATCTGAACCTGAGGGGGAAAATAAAAGGAGACTCAGAAGTGGAGCAGCTCTCTGCtctactgaaggatccacactgCAGAGCTGAGAAACTCAC ACTGACTGAATGTAATCTGATGATGGAAAGCTGTAAAGCTCTGGCTGAAGTTCTCAGTTCACACCGTTTTCTAACTGAGTTGGACTTGAGTAAGAACGGCCTACAGAATTCAGGTGTCCAGCAATTATCTGAAGGACTGAAGAACCAAAGCTGCATTCTGAAGATATTAAG ACTGACTGAATGTAATCTGATGATGGAAAGCTGTAAAGCTCTGGCTGAAGTTCTCAGTTCACACCGTTTTCTAACTGAGTTGGACTTGAGTGAGAACGGCCTACAGAATTCAGGTGTCCAGCAATTATCTGAAGGACTGAAGAACCAAAGCTGCATTCTGGAGATATTAAGGTACAGTAATATCTCACTATATAAGCAGTGCAGAGCGATCAGCTCCGATATAAACCTCAAAGCGATCAGTTGTTGA